A segment of the Promicromonospora sukumoe genome:
CGTGACCTCGCGCAGCCCACCGCGCACCGATGGGAACACCAGGCCGAGGTCTCCCCCGGGCACCTGTTCGGCTCGGCGCTTGAGCATCGTCATGGCGAACGCTGGCACCAGGTGGCCACGAGGCTTCTTGCCCTTCGTCGTGTCCTGCCGGAACAGCCGGACACCTTGCTCGCGAACCACAGTGCCGGTGATGTACACGACGTGCTGGTCAAGATCGATGTCCTCCCAGCGCAGCGCCAGCGCCTCGCCAACGCGGCACCCTGTCGCAAGCATGACGTCTACGAGGTCAGCAAGTTCCTGCGCCCTTGCCCTCTCGTCGGCAGCAAGCGCAGCGCGCAGCTTGATCACGTCCGGCAGCCCCAGCGCTCGCACTTCCGTCTCCTCTACCGGGATCGCGGACACCGACCGCGCGGGATTCACGCTGAGCGCGTCCTCCCTCACCGCGACATCGAACATGCCCTTGAGGCACGTCAGGCAGAGCCGTGCGGTAGCGGCACGTTGTGTCGCCTGCTCAGCCACCCAAGACTCCAAGCGGGAGACCGTGCACTCACGGAGACGCAGGCCACCGAGGCCTGGGATGACGTCGTGCTCGGTGACGTCGCGGTATCGCTGCTTAGTGTTCACGGAACGCTCGCTCGGGTCGATCTTCGTCCGGAGCCAGTAGTCAGCCAGCACCTCAAGTCGCGTTTCTGCCGTGATGGTCTCTGACGATGCGCGCTTACGGGCGGCAAGAGCGGTCTGGAGGCTCTGATCCGCTCCGGTGCTCGTGGTGCCCCATGCCTCGACGGGGCGGGTGCGTCCGTCGTTGTCGCGGAACCGGCACCGGGCTATCCAGGTGATGCGCTTCATGGGGACCTGTTCACCGTCGGGCGTGCGCCAGGTCTTGCCCTCACCGAACAGCCGGGTCTTGCCGCCATCGGCGTAGGGCGTCACGGTGATCTTGCCGTGCGTGCCTACGGGCATGGGGTTACGCGACATGGTTGACCTCCAGGGTGGTGACGTTGTGGTTAGGGCGGCATCGGGTGGTGTAGCCGGGGCCGTTGAGGGGTTCGCCGCAGTCGTCGCAGGCGGCGACCTGAGATGGCCCGTATTCGTCCCCCGCGACACCCGCACCCCCGTTCGTGCT
Coding sequences within it:
- a CDS encoding tyrosine-type recombinase/integrase produces the protein MPVGTHGKITVTPYADGGKTRLFGEGKTWRTPDGEQVPMKRITWIARCRFRDNDGRTRPVEAWGTTSTGADQSLQTALAARKRASSETITAETRLEVLADYWLRTKIDPSERSVNTKQRYRDVTEHDVIPGLGGLRLRECTVSRLESWVAEQATQRAATARLCLTCLKGMFDVAVREDALSVNPARSVSAIPVEETEVRALGLPDVIKLRAALAADERARAQELADLVDVMLATGCRVGEALALRWEDIDLDQHVVYITGTVVREQGVRLFRQDTTKGKKPRGHLVPAFAMTMLKRRAEQVPGGDLGLVFPSVRGGLREVTTIDKQWRKFRERHAEWAWITPRTFRKSVATAVDRGADIEAAAAQLGHSSSAITARHYVERVAVGPDHREILEQFGA